A DNA window from Coleofasciculus sp. FACHB-T130 contains the following coding sequences:
- a CDS encoding sugar porter family MFS transporter, with product MTIHNKPVMPKASTSYVLMLALVAAIGGFLFGFDTAVINGAVAALGKDFQAGSVATGFAVSSALLGSAVGAFFAGQIADRYGRVKTMIVASILFLISAVGSGIAFNIWDFMVWRLVGGVAVGAASVIAPAYIAEVSPAHLRGRLGSLQQLAIVTGIFIALLCDYFIAVAAGSAEAPFWFGIPAWRWMFWTEIPPAIAYGIGALRIPESPRYLVAQGRDAEAASVLAKVLGGDVEAKVQEIRQTVSRERKPQLSDLMGRHGLLTIVWVGIGLSILQQLVGINVIFYYSSVLWQAVGFSEKDSLWITVITSITNIVTTLVAIAFVDKFGRKPLLILGSLGMTLTLGTLAATFGSAPLDAAGNPSLTGNSGIIALLAANLYVFCFGFSWGPVVWVMLGEMFNNRIRGAALSVAAAAQWIANFAVSTTFPPLKDVGLGFAYGLYATAAAISLFFVLLLIKETKGKELEEMV from the coding sequence ATGACTATTCACAACAAACCTGTTATGCCTAAAGCCAGCACATCCTATGTGCTGATGCTGGCGCTGGTAGCTGCGATTGGCGGCTTTTTATTTGGTTTTGATACTGCCGTAATTAATGGTGCGGTAGCCGCTTTAGGAAAAGATTTTCAAGCCGGTAGTGTGGCAACGGGATTCGCTGTTTCCTCCGCACTTTTGGGTTCGGCGGTGGGAGCCTTCTTTGCCGGACAGATCGCCGATCGTTACGGGCGGGTAAAAACGATGATCGTCGCATCTATTCTGTTTTTGATCAGCGCCGTGGGTTCTGGTATTGCCTTTAATATTTGGGATTTCATGGTTTGGCGATTGGTGGGCGGGGTAGCAGTTGGTGCTGCGAGCGTTATCGCCCCCGCCTACATTGCTGAAGTCTCCCCTGCACACCTGCGCGGACGCCTGGGTTCTCTGCAACAACTTGCGATCGTGACCGGGATCTTCATCGCCTTGCTGTGCGACTACTTCATCGCTGTCGCTGCGGGTTCCGCCGAAGCGCCCTTCTGGTTCGGGATACCTGCTTGGCGTTGGATGTTCTGGACTGAGATCCCACCTGCCATTGCCTATGGAATAGGCGCACTGAGGATTCCAGAATCACCCCGCTACTTGGTGGCTCAAGGACGGGACGCAGAAGCGGCTTCGGTTTTGGCAAAGGTTTTGGGTGGAGATGTTGAGGCTAAAGTACAGGAGATTCGGCAGACGGTATCGCGGGAGCGCAAACCTCAACTGTCCGATCTTATGGGTCGGCATGGCTTACTCACGATAGTCTGGGTTGGTATTGGGTTATCTATTCTGCAACAGTTGGTAGGAATTAACGTGATTTTCTACTACAGCAGCGTCCTGTGGCAGGCGGTAGGCTTTTCCGAGAAGGATTCGCTGTGGATTACGGTGATTACCAGTATCACCAATATTGTGACAACGCTAGTCGCGATCGCTTTCGTGGACAAGTTTGGACGCAAACCTCTGCTGATCCTGGGTTCTCTGGGCATGACGCTGACTCTGGGAACGCTGGCGGCAACCTTTGGCAGTGCGCCCCTAGATGCCGCGGGGAACCCCTCCCTAACCGGAAACTCTGGCATCATTGCCTTGCTAGCTGCTAACCTCTACGTCTTCTGCTTCGGCTTCTCTTGGGGACCCGTCGTTTGGGTGATGCTAGGGGAGATGTTTAACAATCGGATTCGCGGGGCGGCACTATCCGTCGCTGCTGCGGCTCAGTGGATTGCCAACTTTGCGGTGTCCACGACCTTTCCCCCTCTCAAGGATGTGGGTTTAGGCTTTGCCTATGGCTTGTATGCAACTGCTGCGGCGATTTCCTTGTTCTTCGTGCTGCTGCTGATCAAAGAAACCAAGGGTAAAGAACTAGAGGAAATGGTGTAG
- a CDS encoding PEP-CTERM sorting domain-containing protein, with the protein MKTKTFTFKPFIKLLNLSALITLSTAAILDLGASGADAALLIGNTKTNNVVRYDDKTGKFLGDFIAPGSGGLSNPDDLVFGPDGNLYISSGSSSTGQILRYNGKTGAFIDVFASGGNLTRPYGIVFGPDGYLYVSSFLTDTILRYNATTGAFVDVFASGNGLPGGLNGPNDLLFTPDGKLLVSTQGSVAIAGDANTDGIISPGEFVPDFSQGLPSQILSYDIKTKQSTVLVDSATPLPNSFNFVSFLGLALSPKGDLFATDFANGLRAYDINSGALKATIPTDYTSIPGGFSNNFIGNLTFIGNTLFTVGFDFTKNDYGAILRYDSVTGNAQPSAGNQGAVFVSTNSNLQRPIGITSIASVPEPTATISLFALGTFCAVFLQKSKRKNHCLHAEDTV; encoded by the coding sequence ATGAAAACTAAAACTTTTACATTTAAACCATTCATCAAGCTACTGAACCTGTCAGCTTTAATTACTTTAAGTACCGCTGCCATTTTAGACCTTGGAGCTTCTGGAGCAGATGCTGCCTTATTAATTGGTAATACTAAAACCAACAATGTAGTGCGTTATGACGATAAGACAGGAAAGTTTTTGGGTGATTTTATTGCCCCTGGTAGTGGTGGCTTATCTAACCCAGATGATTTAGTATTTGGTCCTGATGGAAATCTCTATATCAGCAGTGGTAGTAGTTCTACAGGACAGATATTGCGCTACAACGGCAAGACAGGTGCATTTATCGATGTATTTGCTTCAGGGGGAAATCTAACTCGTCCCTATGGGATAGTATTTGGACCTGATGGCTATCTTTACGTGAGTAGCTTTCTTACAGACACAATCTTGCGCTATAACGCTACAACAGGTGCATTTGTAGATGTCTTTGCTTCAGGAAATGGATTGCCCGGTGGTTTAAATGGCCCGAATGATTTGTTATTTACACCTGATGGTAAGTTGCTCGTTTCCACTCAGGGTAGCGTTGCTATAGCTGGTGATGCTAACACAGATGGCATCATTTCACCTGGAGAGTTTGTTCCTGACTTTAGCCAGGGACTTCCCAGTCAAATATTGAGTTATGACATTAAAACAAAACAGTCTACTGTTCTAGTAGATTCAGCTACTCCACTTCCCAACAGTTTTAACTTCGTCAGTTTTTTGGGTTTAGCACTTAGCCCCAAGGGAGATTTGTTCGCAACTGACTTTGCAAATGGACTTCGGGCTTATGACATTAATTCAGGAGCATTAAAAGCGACCATTCCAACTGACTATACTTCAATCCCTGGAGGTTTTAGCAATAACTTTATTGGCAATCTGACTTTCATTGGAAATACCCTCTTTACTGTTGGTTTTGACTTTACCAAAAACGATTATGGAGCGATTCTACGATATGACAGCGTAACAGGGAATGCTCAACCTTCGGCAGGTAATCAAGGTGCAGTCTTTGTCTCAACTAACAGTAATCTTCAGCGTCCAATTGGCATTACATCAATTGCATCTGTACCAGAACCGACAGCTACAATAAGTTTGTTTGCACTTGGTACATTCTGCGCGGTCTTTCTACAGAAGTCCAAGCGGAAAAACCACTGCTTGCACGCAGAAGATACAGTGTGA